In the Neisseria sp. KEM232 genome, CTCGCCCACCCACACCCTGTCCAAAGGCGGCGGCGACAGCGGCCTCGTCGATGCCGTGGCGCAGATTTACCACCTGACCCACCCCGAACGCAAAGGCTGAACCCGCGCCGCCACAAGGCCGTCTGAAAAACGCCGCTTCGACAGAAGCGGCGTTTTTCAGACGGCCACCGTTTTTCAGACGGCCACCGTTTTTTAAGCGATTACGGTAGACACAACACCCGCACCGACGGTACGACCGCCTTCGCGGATGGCGAAGCGCAGACCTTCTTCCATGGCGATCGGAGCAATCAGTTCGACTGTGATGGCTACGTTTTCACCAGGCATAACCATTTCCACGCCTTCTTCCAGAGTAACCGCACCGGTCACGTCGGTAGTACGGAAGTAGAACTGGGGACGGTAGTTGGCGAAGAACGGGGTGTGACGACCACCCTCTTCTTTGCTCAGTACGTACACTTCAGCTTTGAATTTGGTGTGCGGGGTGATGGTACCGGGTTTTGCCAATACCTGGCCGCGTTCCACTTCTTCGCGTTTGGTACCGCGCAGCAGTACGCCGACGTTGTCGCCTGCCTGGCCTTCGTCGAGCAGTTTGCGGAACATTTCGACACCGGTACAGGTGGTTTTTTGGGTTTCTTTCAGACCGACGATTTCGATTTCGTCACCGACGTGGATGATACCGCGCTCTACGCGGCCGGTTACTACGGTACCGCGGCCAGAGATGGAGAATACGTCTTCAATCGGCAGCAGGAAGGGTTTGTCCACGGCACGCTCGGGTGTCGGGATGTAGCTGTCCAGTGCGTCGGCCAATGCAAAGATAGCGGTTTCGCCGATGTCGGAAGTGTCGCCTTCCAGTGCTTTGAGTGCGGAACCTTTGATGATCGGCACGTCGTCGCCCGGGAATT is a window encoding:
- the tuf gene encoding elongation factor Tu, with product MAKEKFERSKPHVNVGTIGHVDHGKTTLTAALTTILAKKFGGAAKAYDQIDNAPEEKARGITINTSHVEYETEGRHYAHVDCPGHADYVKNMITGAAQMDGAILVCSAADGPMPQTREHILLARQVGVPYIIVFMNKCDMVDDEELLELVEMEIRDLLNSYEFPGDDVPIIKGSALKALEGDTSDIGETAIFALADALDSYIPTPERAVDKPFLLPIEDVFSISGRGTVVTGRVERGIIHVGDEIEIVGLKETQKTTCTGVEMFRKLLDEGQAGDNVGVLLRGTKREEVERGQVLAKPGTITPHTKFKAEVYVLSKEEGGRHTPFFANYRPQFYFRTTDVTGAVTLEEGVEMVMPGENVAITVELIAPIAMEEGLRFAIREGGRTVGAGVVSTVIA